A window from Thermoanaerobaculales bacterium encodes these proteins:
- a CDS encoding tetratricopeptide repeat protein, with translation MSRQLVIALILVAAMAVPAAAQDAWQQHTTAGEWAFRTGDQARAEREFRAALDIAQSEPPESRRLEQSLYNLGRFYEEAQRDGEAQSTYLLLLAAEEHAFGDSSPVLLHALLAVARSSQAVGDLPQARDSLRRYLEIAEQAQVADAGQRWRVLSMLSRMEALQQHHEEALRLQREAVAALATDEDAAGVERTHQLETLAEMEILHGAPQAAEGLLEQAVAARQAGELGGAVDMLAAAASTALANGEVELAERLATRAAAVAGAGEVVPLAVDQILADVSWLRVRRGPASFSELLTVAGDQVELAEADRRLEALLDRQDQTLVAGDPARVETLDRLARTAAMMGDAGRAADWQRRVCDAVGDDDLERSLLAEDALAYLLAEAGRTAEALAVNTRLLERIGTAWPADDPRLEPVLTRQAGLLDAEGRSKEAKAVRKRIKGLER, from the coding sequence ATGAGTCGCCAGCTCGTGATCGCGCTGATCCTCGTCGCGGCCATGGCGGTCCCGGCAGCTGCGCAGGACGCCTGGCAGCAGCACACCACGGCCGGCGAGTGGGCCTTCCGCACCGGCGACCAGGCGCGCGCGGAGCGCGAGTTCCGGGCCGCGCTGGACATCGCTCAGTCGGAGCCGCCTGAGAGCCGGCGGCTCGAACAGAGCCTGTACAACCTCGGCCGGTTCTACGAGGAGGCGCAGCGAGACGGCGAGGCGCAGTCGACCTACCTGCTGCTGCTCGCGGCCGAGGAGCACGCGTTCGGCGACAGCTCACCGGTGCTGCTCCACGCCCTGCTCGCGGTGGCGCGCTCGAGCCAGGCGGTGGGCGACCTCCCGCAGGCCCGCGACAGCCTGCGCAGGTACCTGGAGATCGCCGAGCAGGCCCAGGTCGCCGACGCCGGCCAGCGCTGGCGGGTGCTGTCGATGCTCTCGCGCATGGAGGCCCTCCAGCAGCACCACGAGGAGGCGCTGCGGCTGCAGCGCGAAGCGGTCGCCGCGCTCGCAACGGACGAGGATGCGGCCGGCGTCGAGCGCACCCACCAGCTCGAGACGCTTGCCGAGATGGAGATCCTGCACGGCGCGCCGCAGGCCGCCGAGGGGCTGCTCGAGCAGGCGGTCGCGGCGCGCCAGGCCGGCGAGCTGGGTGGCGCGGTGGACATGCTGGCCGCCGCGGCCTCGACCGCGCTCGCCAACGGCGAGGTGGAGCTGGCCGAGCGCCTCGCCACTCGGGCGGCGGCGGTTGCCGGCGCCGGCGAGGTCGTGCCGCTGGCGGTCGATCAGATTCTGGCGGATGTCTCCTGGCTGCGGGTGCGGCGCGGGCCGGCGAGCTTCTCCGAGCTGCTGACGGTAGCCGGCGACCAGGTGGAGCTTGCCGAGGCCGATCGGAGGCTCGAGGCGCTGCTCGATCGCCAGGACCAGACGCTGGTCGCCGGCGATCCGGCCCGCGTCGAGACGCTGGACCGCCTGGCGCGCACGGCGGCGATGATGGGCGACGCCGGCAGGGCAGCCGACTGGCAGCGCCGGGTGTGCGATGCGGTTGGCGATGACGACCTCGAGCGGTCGCTGCTGGCAGAGGATGCGCTCGCCTACCTGCTGGCCGAGGCGGGGCGGACGGCGGAGGCGCTGGCCGTCAACACCCGGCTGCTCGAGCGGATCGGCACCGCCTGGCCCGCCGACGACCCACGGCTCGAGCCGGTGCTCACGCGCCAGGCGGGCCTGCTCGACGCGGAGGGCCGGTCGAAGGAGGCCAAGGCGGTCCGCAAGCGGATCAAGGGGCTCGAGCGCTGA
- a CDS encoding lysoplasmalogenase, producing the protein MLETSLVAVTAAAVASLVAAIRRGDRALEIASKAAASLCFVALGGLRWEGAGASGAWVVAGLALCAAGDLLLLGHGRSFDIGLLAFLLGRCAYIGAFATALPPAAWPRLALLALAPFAAAVLRWLWPHLGRRRLPVAAYIVVISVMVWGAIGVARAGAMSWTVAAGALLFYVSDLAVARHRFVKAELLNRAIGLPLYYAGQVLIAMSV; encoded by the coding sequence ATGCTCGAGACCAGTCTGGTGGCGGTCACGGCAGCAGCGGTGGCGTCGCTGGTGGCGGCAATCCGTCGCGGCGATCGCGCCCTGGAGATCGCGTCCAAGGCTGCCGCCTCGTTGTGCTTCGTCGCACTGGGCGGGCTGCGCTGGGAGGGGGCCGGCGCCAGCGGGGCCTGGGTGGTGGCGGGGCTCGCGCTGTGCGCCGCCGGCGACCTGCTGCTGCTCGGTCACGGCCGCTCCTTCGACATCGGACTGCTCGCCTTCCTGCTCGGCCGCTGCGCCTACATCGGCGCGTTCGCGACCGCGCTGCCGCCGGCCGCGTGGCCGCGGCTGGCGTTGCTGGCGCTGGCGCCGTTCGCGGCGGCCGTGCTGCGCTGGCTGTGGCCGCACCTGGGACGGCGGCGGCTGCCGGTCGCGGCCTACATCGTCGTGATCTCGGTGATGGTGTGGGGGGCGATCGGGGTCGCCCGGGCCGGCGCCATGTCGTGGACCGTCGCCGCCGGGGCGCTCCTGTTCTACGTCTCGGACCTGGCGGTCGCGCGGCACCGCTTCGTCAAGGCCGAGCTCCTCAACCGCGCGATCGGGCTGCCGCTCTACTACGCGGGGCAGGTGCTGATCGCGATGTCGGTTTGA
- a CDS encoding HAD-IA family hydrolase encodes MGRRFPRGKVPWDLVAEVVRRELPPAVVLGPAAGEDAALVTIGGELWAVATDPVSFTAKDAGRLAVTVNANDVAVRGARPSLFLAVLLVAPDEAELDRIRELLGQVVAACDRLGVALIGGHTEVTPGLAHSVVVGTMLGRVVGRPITTGGARDGDWVGITRWAGLEGTAILLGELGPRLRALHGEAAFRGLDEILSGDWLSVVPEALAAAADPSVSALHDVTEGGVGEALAELASASGLTLEIELERVPVRPETRLLCSDLGIDPLGLIGSGSLLVGCAGEGRERVAAGLAAAGVGIEWIGRARARAAPAPPPLPRFPRDEILRAFAGRGTAAVVLDMDGTLIDSDYDWPEIRRRLGVSGRSIIDDLNGLPEGERARRWAELEAIEDRATGAARLKRGVPELLELLAAHRLPTALVTNNSERNARQLLDRFGLRFDVVLTRDSGLWKPSGAPLEEAVRRLGVAPERCLAVGDSRYDVESARAAGCGAVCLLYQGAELHRELADIALAGVPELTRYLGIVL; translated from the coding sequence ATGGGCCGCCGCTTTCCCCGTGGCAAGGTGCCGTGGGACCTGGTCGCCGAGGTGGTGCGTCGCGAGCTGCCGCCGGCGGTCGTCCTCGGGCCCGCCGCCGGCGAGGACGCGGCGCTGGTGACGATCGGGGGCGAGCTGTGGGCGGTCGCCACCGACCCGGTGTCGTTCACGGCGAAGGACGCCGGGCGTCTGGCGGTGACCGTGAACGCCAACGACGTGGCGGTCCGAGGGGCGCGGCCGTCGCTGTTCCTGGCGGTGCTGCTGGTGGCGCCCGACGAGGCGGAGCTCGACCGCATCCGCGAGCTGCTCGGCCAGGTGGTGGCGGCCTGCGACCGGCTCGGCGTCGCGCTGATCGGCGGGCACACCGAGGTCACGCCCGGCCTTGCCCACAGCGTGGTGGTGGGCACGATGCTGGGGCGGGTGGTCGGGCGCCCGATCACCACTGGCGGAGCGCGCGACGGCGATTGGGTCGGCATCACCCGCTGGGCGGGGCTCGAAGGAACCGCGATCCTGCTCGGCGAGCTCGGGCCGCGGCTGCGCGCGCTCCACGGCGAAGCGGCGTTTCGCGGCCTCGACGAGATCCTGTCGGGTGACTGGCTCTCGGTCGTTCCGGAAGCGCTCGCCGCGGCGGCCGACCCGTCGGTCAGCGCGCTCCACGACGTCACCGAGGGCGGCGTCGGCGAGGCGCTGGCGGAGCTCGCGAGCGCATCGGGACTGACCTTGGAGATCGAGCTGGAGCGGGTGCCGGTGCGCCCCGAGACGCGCCTCCTCTGCAGCGACCTGGGGATCGACCCGCTGGGGCTGATCGGCTCCGGCTCGCTGCTCGTGGGCTGCGCCGGGGAAGGCCGCGAGCGCGTGGCCGCCGGGCTCGCGGCGGCCGGCGTCGGGATCGAGTGGATCGGCCGGGCGCGGGCACGGGCGGCGCCGGCCCCGCCGCCGCTGCCGCGATTCCCCCGCGACGAGATCCTGCGCGCGTTCGCCGGCCGCGGGACCGCCGCGGTGGTCTTAGACATGGACGGCACGCTGATCGACTCCGACTACGACTGGCCGGAGATCAGGCGCCGCCTCGGCGTGTCCGGCCGGTCGATCATCGACGACCTCAACGGCTTGCCCGAGGGTGAACGGGCGCGACGGTGGGCCGAGCTCGAGGCGATCGAGGATCGGGCGACCGGCGCCGCGAGGCTGAAACGGGGGGTGCCGGAGCTGCTCGAGCTGCTCGCCGCGCACCGCCTGCCGACCGCCCTGGTGACCAACAACTCGGAGCGCAACGCGCGGCAGCTGCTGGATCGCTTCGGGCTGCGCTTCGACGTGGTGCTGACCCGCGACAGCGGGCTGTGGAAGCCCTCCGGGGCACCCCTCGAGGAGGCGGTGCGCCGGCTCGGCGTGGCGCCCGAGCGGTGCCTCGCGGTGGGCGACTCGCGCTACGATGTGGAGTCCGCCCGCGCCGCCGGTTGCGGTGCGGTGTGCTTGCTGTACCAGGGCGCCGAGCTCCACCGCGAGCTGGCGGACATCGCCCTTGCCGGCGTGCCGGAGCTGACGAGGTACCTCGGCATCGTGCTCTAG
- a CDS encoding ABC transporter substrate-binding protein, which yields MKRAHRHLGLTLGLAAGLATACSGPAPQAPVGDGAPAPGGTVVIGGLGDVMTWNPYLAEDQTTDEILSLVYPSLAVEQVDYHDHPPSFAPGLASRWEHSEDGLELTFFLDPAARWSDGAPVTADDVAFSWRTQVAPEIAWLGSDAKGSILEVAAIGPKTVRFRFDHAYPYQLMDANEGLIIPAHAWGGIPYAAWRDLDWAGRVVSAGPFRKASHRPQQELVLERNPDYWRAGRPYLDRVIWRPMPSQVGLLAQLLTGGIDLVNGLDPADARRVAADPRLRLVSFPDRGYSQVRWNLRRPFLSDRRVRMALAMAIDRQAIIDVVHLGHARPAVGPVLSTMWAFNRALQPVPHDPAAARRLLADAGWADSDGDGSLDRDGDELAFELLTNSENDLRQDICLLIEANLARVGAVARPRFVEWGTLLALESAGDFDAIVSGWIEPTLIDLEPLWHTAPPGEPTLNSVGYSNPEVDRLLEAAAEAATFEQQKPLFDRVQELIVFDQPYAFLAETERLVGVSSRVRGAVFNDASPYFNLEEWHVNVARQD from the coding sequence ATGAAGCGCGCACATCGGCATCTCGGGCTGACGCTCGGGCTCGCGGCCGGCCTCGCCACCGCCTGCTCCGGCCCGGCCCCACAAGCGCCAGTCGGCGACGGCGCGCCGGCCCCAGGCGGCACGGTGGTGATCGGCGGCCTGGGCGACGTCATGACCTGGAACCCCTACCTGGCCGAGGACCAGACCACGGACGAGATCCTGAGCCTGGTCTACCCGTCGCTGGCCGTCGAGCAGGTCGACTACCACGACCATCCACCGTCCTTCGCCCCCGGCCTCGCCTCCCGTTGGGAGCACTCCGAGGACGGGCTCGAGCTGACGTTCTTCCTCGACCCGGCGGCGCGGTGGAGCGACGGTGCCCCCGTCACCGCCGACGATGTGGCCTTCAGCTGGCGGACCCAGGTCGCCCCCGAGATCGCGTGGCTGGGCAGCGACGCCAAGGGCTCGATCCTGGAGGTCGCGGCGATCGGGCCGAAGACTGTGCGCTTCCGGTTCGATCACGCCTACCCCTACCAGCTGATGGACGCCAACGAGGGGCTCATCATCCCGGCCCACGCCTGGGGCGGCATCCCGTACGCCGCGTGGCGCGACCTCGACTGGGCGGGCCGGGTGGTGTCCGCAGGTCCCTTCCGGAAGGCCTCCCACCGTCCCCAGCAGGAGCTCGTCCTGGAGCGCAACCCCGACTACTGGAGGGCCGGCCGCCCCTACCTCGACCGGGTGATCTGGCGGCCGATGCCGTCCCAGGTGGGGCTGCTCGCGCAGCTGCTGACCGGCGGCATCGACCTCGTCAACGGGCTCGACCCTGCCGACGCCCGGCGGGTCGCCGCCGACCCCCGCCTGCGGCTGGTCAGCTTCCCCGACCGCGGCTACAGCCAGGTCCGCTGGAACCTGCGGCGCCCGTTCCTCTCCGACCGCCGGGTGCGCATGGCGCTGGCCATGGCCATCGACCGCCAGGCGATCATCGACGTCGTCCACCTCGGTCACGCCCGGCCGGCGGTCGGGCCGGTGCTGTCCACGATGTGGGCCTTCAACCGCGCCCTGCAGCCGGTGCCGCACGACCCGGCCGCGGCGCGACGGCTGCTTGCCGATGCCGGCTGGGCCGACAGCGACGGCGACGGCAGCCTCGACCGCGACGGTGACGAGCTCGCGTTCGAGCTCCTCACCAACTCGGAGAACGACCTCCGCCAGGACATCTGCCTGCTCATCGAGGCCAACCTCGCCCGGGTGGGGGCCGTCGCCCGGCCGCGCTTCGTCGAGTGGGGCACCCTGCTCGCGCTCGAGTCCGCCGGCGACTTCGACGCCATCGTCTCGGGCTGGATCGAGCCGACCCTGATCGACCTCGAGCCGCTCTGGCACACCGCGCCGCCGGGCGAGCCGACCCTCAACTCGGTCGGCTACTCCAACCCGGAGGTCGACCGGCTGCTCGAGGCAGCCGCCGAGGCGGCCACGTTCGAGCAGCAGAAGCCGCTCTTCGATCGGGTCCAGGAGCTGATCGTCTTCGACCAGCCGTACGCCTTCCTGGCCGAGACCGAGCGCCTGGTCGGGGTCAGCTCTCGCGTCCGCGGCGCGGTCTTCAACGACGCGTCACCCTACTTCAACCTCGAGGAGTGGCACGTCAACGTCGCGAGGCAGGACTGA
- a CDS encoding ABC transporter permease — protein sequence MARIAIRRLATLVPLVWLVVTLTFLVVKLAPGSYADTLDHPRLTPEAREALRASYGLDRPLGEQYLRWLSAAATGDLGGSYLYKEPVSRVIGRALPPTVLLAGTALLLDLVLGLLLAMTAARRPYGWVDRLTGVLGLGIYGMPSFWIAGLLVLVFALGLGWLPVSHMHSVDAGQLSAQGRLLDLLRHLVLPAASLGLVGAAATARLLRSTLLEARASRFVLAARARGLSRSRILWVHSLRPALLPAITALGLSLPMVVSGSVVIESVFSWPGMGMALWRAAEARDVPLVMGLTLVGAAAVIVGNLVADLLYAVADPRAREER from the coding sequence ATGGCCCGGATCGCGATCCGCCGGCTCGCCACCCTGGTGCCCCTGGTCTGGCTGGTGGTGACGCTGACCTTCCTGGTGGTGAAGCTCGCCCCCGGCAGCTACGCCGACACCCTCGACCATCCCCGGCTCACCCCCGAGGCCCGCGAGGCGCTGCGGGCCTCGTACGGCCTCGACCGGCCGCTCGGCGAGCAGTACCTGCGCTGGCTCTCCGCCGCCGCGACCGGAGACCTCGGCGGGTCGTACCTGTACAAGGAGCCGGTCAGCCGGGTGATCGGCCGCGCCCTGCCGCCGACCGTGCTGCTCGCCGGGACCGCGCTGCTGCTCGACCTGGTCCTCGGCCTGCTGCTGGCGATGACCGCCGCGCGCCGGCCGTACGGCTGGGTCGACCGGCTGACCGGCGTGCTCGGCCTCGGCATCTACGGCATGCCGTCATTTTGGATCGCTGGCCTGCTGGTCCTGGTGTTCGCGCTCGGCCTCGGCTGGCTGCCGGTCTCGCACATGCACTCGGTCGATGCCGGCCAGCTCTCCGCGCAGGGCCGCCTGCTCGACCTGCTCCGTCACCTCGTCCTGCCCGCGGCGAGCCTCGGCCTGGTGGGGGCTGCCGCGACCGCCCGCCTGCTGCGCTCGACCCTGCTCGAGGCGCGCGCGTCGCGGTTCGTGCTCGCGGCCCGGGCGCGCGGGCTGAGCCGGAGCCGGATCCTCTGGGTGCACTCGCTGCGGCCGGCGCTGCTGCCGGCGATCACGGCGCTCGGCCTGTCGCTGCCAATGGTGGTCTCCGGCTCGGTGGTCATCGAGTCGGTCTTCTCCTGGCCCGGCATGGGCATGGCGCTGTGGCGGGCCGCCGAGGCGCGCGACGTCCCGCTGGTCATGGGCCTGACCCTGGTCGGAGCGGCGGCCGTGATCGTCGGCAACCTGGTCGCCGACCTGCTCTACGCGGTGGCCGACCCGCGGGCGCGGGAGGAGCGATGA
- a CDS encoding ABC transporter permease — MTTATRIRIGAVAVAGLAAACILGPLAVPGPPADPVLGALQPPLTTVTALELDDGTVVVAPRVEATRDGLVATGAGRRRIVDPARVTATTRHRLCLGSDRFGRDVLRELLVGGRISLAIAAFSLVLAVVIGGAVGIAAATGGRVVDAVLMRCVDAFLAFPLLFLMILAAALLRPDPLLLVVLLGCTSWMGVARLVRGQVLSLRSRPFVAAARVSGSRWHRIAIWHYAPNLVGPVSQDTALRMGDLVLAEATLSYLGLGVPPSVPTWGSMVAQGHRALPDGWWLAVFPGAAIALVVIGLAVIGDSLQRLGDPEP; from the coding sequence ATGACCACCGCGACGAGGATCCGGATCGGCGCCGTCGCCGTCGCGGGGCTCGCCGCCGCATGCATCCTCGGCCCGCTGGCCGTCCCCGGCCCGCCGGCCGACCCGGTGCTGGGCGCGCTGCAGCCGCCGCTGACCACGGTCACCGCGCTCGAGCTCGACGACGGCACCGTGGTGGTGGCGCCGCGGGTGGAGGCAACCCGCGACGGCCTCGTCGCCACCGGCGCCGGCCGGCGGCGGATCGTCGACCCGGCGCGCGTCACCGCGACCACCCGCCACCGGCTGTGCCTCGGCAGCGACCGGTTCGGCCGGGACGTGCTTCGGGAGCTGCTCGTCGGCGGCAGGATCTCGCTCGCGATCGCGGCGTTCAGCCTGGTGCTCGCGGTCGTCATCGGCGGTGCGGTGGGGATCGCCGCCGCCACCGGCGGCCGCGTGGTCGATGCGGTGCTGATGCGCTGCGTCGACGCCTTCCTCGCCTTTCCGCTGCTGTTCCTGATGATCCTGGCCGCCGCCCTGCTCCGCCCCGACCCGCTGCTGCTCGTGGTCCTGCTCGGCTGCACGTCCTGGATGGGGGTCGCCCGGCTGGTGCGCGGCCAGGTGCTGTCGCTGCGCTCGCGGCCTTTTGTGGCGGCCGCCCGGGTCAGCGGCAGCCGGTGGCACCGGATCGCGATCTGGCACTACGCCCCCAACCTGGTCGGCCCGGTCTCCCAGGACACGGCGCTGCGGATGGGCGACCTCGTGCTCGCCGAGGCGACGCTGTCCTACCTCGGCCTCGGGGTGCCGCCGTCGGTGCCCACGTGGGGCTCTATGGTGGCCCAAGGCCACCGGGCGCTCCCTGACGGCTGGTGGCTGGCGGTGTTTCCCGGCGCCGCCATCGCGCTCGTGGTCATCGGCCTCGCAGTGATCGGCGACAGCCTCCAGCGGCTCGGCGATCCCGAGCCCTGA
- a CDS encoding sigma-54 dependent transcriptional regulator, with product MATPTVPGRILLVDDDPSIRESLAAALDPTRYVLVSAGDGASALSVAEGFSPEVVLLDLGLPDVQGLDLIPRLRELDELAGIVVLTATSEISMVVRAMRLGADNFLAKPVSLETLNDVLGRTLIARRRDRQLRALVARTAGPDAPVLIGSSRPMRRVVALIHQVADTDATVLLEGESGTGKGLAAEMIHRASVRAEGPFLDMNCAGLSPALLESELFGHEKGAFTDAQQPKPGLLEIASGGTVFLDEIGEMPPEVQSKLLKVLESRRFRRVGGIRDISTNVRLIAASNRDLKDALQGGEFREDLYYRLNVFAINIPPLRHRADDILELAHHFLGDLNRTMGTRVDGFEPTASDILKHYYWPGNVRELRNVVERAVILVRQGQIRTHHLPADLLKPSRTGAAAAVRPLAESEAEHVTHALEVTGGNIKRAAELLDISRTTLYNKIKAHKIRVAE from the coding sequence ATGGCGACACCGACCGTGCCCGGCCGGATCCTGCTGGTCGATGACGATCCCTCGATCCGTGAGAGCCTGGCCGCCGCCCTCGACCCCACCCGCTACGTCCTGGTTTCGGCCGGAGACGGCGCCTCGGCGCTGTCGGTGGCCGAGGGCTTCTCGCCCGAGGTCGTGCTGCTCGATCTGGGCCTGCCTGACGTCCAGGGGCTCGACCTGATCCCGCGGTTGCGCGAGCTCGACGAGCTCGCCGGCATCGTCGTCCTGACCGCGACCAGCGAGATCTCGATGGTGGTGCGGGCGATGCGGCTCGGCGCCGACAACTTCCTGGCCAAGCCGGTGTCGCTCGAGACCCTCAACGACGTCCTCGGCAGGACCCTGATCGCGCGCCGCCGCGACCGCCAGCTGCGGGCGCTGGTGGCCCGCACCGCCGGGCCCGACGCGCCGGTGCTGATCGGCTCGTCGCGGCCGATGCGGCGGGTGGTCGCTCTCATCCACCAGGTTGCGGACACCGACGCCACGGTCCTGCTGGAAGGCGAGTCCGGCACCGGCAAGGGCCTGGCCGCCGAGATGATTCACCGCGCGAGCGTGCGCGCCGAGGGCCCCTTCCTCGACATGAACTGCGCGGGCCTGTCGCCGGCCCTGCTCGAGTCGGAGCTGTTCGGCCACGAGAAGGGGGCATTCACCGACGCCCAGCAGCCCAAGCCCGGGCTGCTCGAGATCGCCTCCGGCGGCACCGTGTTCCTGGACGAGATCGGGGAGATGCCCCCGGAGGTCCAGAGCAAGCTGCTCAAGGTGCTGGAGAGCCGCCGCTTCCGCCGGGTGGGCGGGATCAGGGACATCTCGACCAACGTGCGGCTGATCGCCGCCTCGAACCGTGACCTCAAGGACGCACTGCAGGGCGGCGAGTTCCGCGAGGACCTCTACTACCGGCTCAACGTGTTCGCGATCAACATCCCGCCGCTGCGCCACCGCGCCGACGACATCCTCGAGCTCGCCCACCACTTTCTCGGCGACCTCAACCGGACGATGGGGACCCGGGTCGACGGCTTCGAGCCGACCGCGTCCGACATCCTCAAGCACTACTACTGGCCGGGCAACGTGCGCGAGCTGCGCAACGTGGTCGAGCGCGCGGTGATCCTGGTGCGCCAGGGCCAGATCCGCACCCACCACCTGCCGGCCGACCTGCTCAAGCCGTCACGGACCGGCGCCGCGGCCGCGGTCCGGCCGCTCGCCGAGAGCGAGGCCGAGCATGTCACCCACGCCCTCGAGGTCACCGGCGGCAACATCAAGCGCGCCGCCGAGCTGCTCGACATCTCGCGCACCACGCTCTACAACAAGATCAAGGCCCACAAGATCCGGGTCGCCGAGTAG
- a CDS encoding decaprenyl-phosphate phosphoribosyltransferase, with translation MTRTLKALIRSLRPAQWLKNGFVLAPIVFSGRAGDGDAWLRSLLAVAAFCAASSATYLLNDVLDREADRQHPSKRTRPIASGELSVAAALAAAALAAVLAVAAAFVLGGWFPHVLGGYLVLTVLYSALLKELVFIDVLVVAAGFVLRVVGGAAAIPVPVSRWLLLCAYLLALYLALGKRRAELALLGEGAGNHRVVLGHYTLPLVDQAISVVLGATVLAYTLYTVAPETVAKVGSEGLMVTVPVVLYGLLRYLYLLHRQELGGSPTRVLMLDRPLLACVVVWLAVAAIVVGAG, from the coding sequence GTGACGCGCACCCTCAAAGCCCTCATTCGCAGCCTGCGGCCGGCGCAGTGGCTGAAGAACGGCTTCGTGCTGGCGCCGATCGTGTTCTCGGGCCGGGCCGGGGACGGCGACGCCTGGCTGCGCAGCCTGCTCGCGGTGGCGGCGTTCTGCGCCGCCTCCTCGGCCACCTACCTGCTCAACGACGTGCTCGACCGCGAGGCCGACCGCCAGCACCCGAGCAAGCGCACCCGGCCGATCGCGTCCGGCGAGCTCTCGGTGGCGGCGGCGCTGGCAGCCGCGGCGCTGGCGGCCGTCCTGGCCGTGGCTGCGGCCTTCGTGCTCGGCGGCTGGTTTCCGCACGTGCTCGGCGGCTACCTGGTGCTGACCGTGCTCTACTCGGCCCTGCTCAAGGAGCTGGTGTTCATCGACGTCCTGGTGGTGGCCGCCGGGTTCGTGCTGCGGGTGGTCGGCGGCGCCGCGGCCATCCCGGTGCCGGTCTCGCGCTGGCTCCTGCTGTGCGCCTACCTGCTCGCGCTCTACCTCGCGCTGGGCAAGCGCCGGGCCGAGCTGGCGCTGCTCGGTGAGGGCGCCGGCAACCACCGGGTGGTGCTCGGCCACTACACGCTGCCGCTGGTCGACCAGGCGATCAGCGTGGTGCTGGGCGCCACCGTCCTCGCCTACACCCTGTACACGGTCGCGCCGGAGACGGTCGCCAAGGTCGGCTCCGAGGGGCTGATGGTGACGGTGCCGGTCGTGCTCTACGGCCTCCTTCGCTACCTCTACCTGCTCCACCGCCAGGAGCTGGGTGGCAGCCCGACCCGGGTGCTGATGCTCGACCGACCGCTGCTCGCCTGCGTAGTGGTCTGGCTCGCCGTGGCCGCGATCGTCGTCGGCGCCGGCTAG